A portion of the Jaculus jaculus isolate mJacJac1 chromosome 5, mJacJac1.mat.Y.cur, whole genome shotgun sequence genome contains these proteins:
- the LOC123460665 gene encoding CD99 antigen-like produces MRSLLGTAQGESLRPAPPGKSQPKLTLVSHFTSAAPGNGGGGGGGGSFSPPQRKRRPPRPSPPGASDWSGVLGAESAPPIGERKGRGAGVAGRSASAARGSVSGTPERRESCATSGPSARRSVGGSCNA; encoded by the exons ATGAGGTCTCTACTGGGAACTGCCCAAGGAGAGAGCCTACGTCCCGCGCCTCCCGGGAAGTCCCAGCCCAAGCTGACTCTAGTTTCTCATTTTACCTCCGCGGCTCCCGGcaacggcggcggcggcggcggcggcggcagcttCTCCCCTCCCCAGCG GAAGAGGAGGCCCCCGCGCCCCTCCCCTCCTGGCGCTTCTGATTGGTCCGGCGTCCTAGGGGCGGAGTCCGCGCCACCAATTGGCGAGCGGAAGGGGCGGGGCGCGGGCGTCGCCGGGCGGAGCGCCAGTGCGGCGCGGGGAAGCGTCTCGGGCACCCCGGAGCGCCGGGAAAGCTGTGCAACGTCAGGCCCGAGCGCGAGACGCTCAGTCGGCGGCAGCTGCAACGCCTAG